One window from the genome of Lentibacillus daqui encodes:
- a CDS encoding DoxX family protein yields the protein MRRLPLFHWVCYMIGYVFITSGIMKLVDDNFQVFFSNLALPFPNSFLFLVAITEIVCGTLIVIRLYVKQAATPLIIIMLGAIFLTKIPTLTTNRGLLSFLFEARLDIVMLVLLAVIWLHVPKKV from the coding sequence GCCATTATTCCATTGGGTTTGTTATATGATCGGTTATGTATTTATTACATCCGGGATCATGAAACTGGTTGACGATAATTTCCAGGTTTTCTTTAGTAATCTGGCGCTGCCATTTCCGAACTCATTTTTATTTCTTGTGGCGATTACTGAGATCGTGTGCGGCACGTTGATTGTCATCCGCCTTTATGTAAAGCAGGCAGCCACACCACTCATTATCATTATGCTTGGTGCCATCTTTCTTACTAAAATTCCGACTTTGACCACTAATCGCGGCTTGCTATCCTTCTTATTTGAGGCCCGGCTGGATATCGTCATGCTCGTGTTACTGGCTGTCATTTGGCTGCATGTCCCAAAAAAAGTATAA